The Thermoanaerobaculia bacterium DNA segment CGCCATCTCCGGCTCGCCCCGGCGGCGCCGCTGCTCCTGCTTGACCGTCGAGAGCACCTTCGCGGCCTGCTCGCCGCCCATCACCGAGATCCGCGCGTTCGGCCAGGTCCAGAGGAAGCGCGGCTCGTAGGCCCTCCCGCACATGGCGTAGTTTCCCGCGCCGAACGACCCGCCGATGATCACCGTGAGCTTCGGAACCCGCGCGTTGGCGACGGCGTGCACCATCTTGGCGCCGTCCTTCGCGATGCCGCCGCGCTCGTACTCCTTTCCGACCATGAATCCGGTCACGTTCTGCAGGAAGAGGAGCGGCACGTTGCGCCGGGCGCACATCTCGACGAAATGCGTCCCCTTGAGCGCCGATTCGGAGAAGAGGATCCCGTTGTTGGCGACGATTCCGACGAGGTAGCCGCGGACCCGCGCGAAGCCGGTCACGAGCGTCGTCCCGTAGCGCGCCTTGAACTCGTGGAATTTCGATCCGTCGGCGATCCGCGCGACGACCTCGCGGACGTCGTAGGGCTTGCGCCCGTCGCGGGGCATCACGCCGTAGAGCTCCTCGCCGGGATACCGCGGATCCTCGGCGGCGGTCCGATCGACGATCGCGGGGCGCGCGGCATGGAGGTTGGCGACGATCGAGCGCACGATCTCGAGAGCGTGCGCGTCGTCCTCGGCGAGGTGATCCGCCACGCCCGAGAGCCGCGTGTGGACGTCGGCGCCCCCGAGCTCCTCGGCCGAGACTTCCTCTCCCGTGGCGGCCTTCACGAGGGGCGGTCCGCCCAGGAAGATCGTGCCCTCGTTGCGGACGATGACCGCCTCGTCCGACATCGCGGGAACGTAGGCGCCGCCCGCCGTGCAGGACCCCATCACGGCGGCGATCTGCGGGATGCGCTTGGCCGACATCCGCGCCTGGTTGTAGAAGATCCGCCCGAAATGGTCGCGGTCGGGGAAGACGTCGGCCTGCAGCGGCAGGTACGCTCCCCCCGAGTCGACCAGGTACACGCACGGGAGCCGGTTCTGCTCGGCGATCTCCTGCGCGCGCAGGTGCTTCTTGACGGTGATCGGAAAGTACGTGCCCCCTTTGACCGTCGCATCGTTGGCGACGATCATCACCTCGCGGCCCGAGACCTCGCCGATGCCGGTGACGATCCCGCCCGACGGCGCCTGGCCGTCGTACATCCCCTCGCCCGCGAGCGTCGAGAGCTCGAGAAAGGGCGCCCCGGGGTCGAGGAGCGCGTCGACGCGGTCGCGGACGAGCATCTTCCCCTGCGCGACGTGATGATCGCGGGCCCTCTCGTCGCCGCCGAGCCGCGCCCGCGCGCTGCGGGCGTCGAGCTCCGACAGCAGCGCGCGCATCGCTTCCGCGCGCGCCCGGAAAGGCTCCGAGCCCGTGTCGAGCTTCGTTTCGAGGACGTCCACGCGCCGCGAATATAACCCGTCCGGCGCCCGCGGCGTGCGAAGGAGCCGCCGTTGTGCCGGTCTCTCCCGGCGCGCGGGCGCGGCGCGCGCCGCTCCCCCGGGCGAATGGGAAAGAAACCCCGTCCCCGCCGCGCCGACGCCGGCGAGTACTCCCGACTCAGGCCGACACGGCCTTCGGCACGGTCCCGCCGATCGCGGAGGCGATCGCGGCGGCCCGGTCGGTCCTCTCCCAATGGAACTCCGGCAGCGGCCGGCCGAAATGGCCGTAGGCCGCCGTCTTCTTGTAGATCGGGCGGCGCAGGTCGAGCGCCTCGATGATCCCCTTCGGCGTCAGGGGGAAGATTTCGCGGACGGCGGCCTCGAGCCGGTCCTCCCCGACCTTTCCGCTCCCCTTCGTGTCGATCAGGATCGAGACCGGATCGGCGACTCCGATCGCGTAGGCGAGCTGCACCTCGCAGCGGGACGCGGCGCCCGACGCCACGATGTTCTTGGCGATGTAGCGCGCCATGTAAGAAGCGGAGCGGTCGACCTTCGTCGGGTCCTTCCCGGAGAACGCGCCGCCGCCGTGCGAGCCCACGCCGCCGTACGTGTCGACGATGATCTTCCGGCCGGTCAGTCCGCAATCCCCCTGGGGACCGCCGACGACGAACCGGCCCGTCGGGTTGATGTGGAACTTGGTGTTGCGGTCGATCATCGCCGCCGGGATCGCGGGCCTGACGACGCCCTCGATGATCTGCTCCTTGAGCTCCGCGTGCTTGATCGCCTCGGCGTGCTGCGTCGAGACGACGATCGCCTCGCAGCGCACGGGGCGCGACCCGTCGTACTCGACCGTCACCTGGGACTTGCCGTCCGGGCGAAGGAAGTCGAGCTCCTCCTTTCGCCGCGCTTCCGAGAGGCGCATCGTGAGCGCGTGGGCGAGCGTGATCGGCGTCGGCATCAGCTCCTTCGTCTCGTCGCACGCGTAGCCGAACATCAGTCCCTGGTCGCCGGCGCCGCCGGTGTCGACGCCCTGCGCGATGTCGGGGGACTGGCGGTCGATCGACGAGATCACGGCGCAGGTCTGATAGTCGAAGCCGTACTTCGCGCGCGTGTAGCCGACGTCGCGGATCGTCTGGCGG contains these protein-coding regions:
- a CDS encoding carboxyl transferase domain-containing protein; translation: MDVLETKLDTGSEPFRARAEAMRALLSELDARSARARLGGDERARDHHVAQGKMLVRDRVDALLDPGAPFLELSTLAGEGMYDGQAPSGGIVTGIGEVSGREVMIVANDATVKGGTYFPITVKKHLRAQEIAEQNRLPCVYLVDSGGAYLPLQADVFPDRDHFGRIFYNQARMSAKRIPQIAAVMGSCTAGGAYVPAMSDEAVIVRNEGTIFLGGPPLVKAATGEEVSAEELGGADVHTRLSGVADHLAEDDAHALEIVRSIVANLHAARPAIVDRTAAEDPRYPGEELYGVMPRDGRKPYDVREVVARIADGSKFHEFKARYGTTLVTGFARVRGYLVGIVANNGILFSESALKGTHFVEMCARRNVPLLFLQNVTGFMVGKEYERGGIAKDGAKMVHAVANARVPKLTVIIGGSFGAGNYAMCGRAYEPRFLWTWPNARISVMGGEQAAKVLSTVKQEQRRRRGEPEMA
- the metK gene encoding methionine adenosyltransferase; the encoded protein is MPRDGKHFFTSESVTEGHPDKIADQISDAILDAILSQDPMGRVACETLVTTGMAFVAGEITTDCYVHFPDVVRQTIRDVGYTRAKYGFDYQTCAVISSIDRQSPDIAQGVDTGGAGDQGLMFGYACDETKELMPTPITLAHALTMRLSEARRKEELDFLRPDGKSQVTVEYDGSRPVRCEAIVVSTQHAEAIKHAELKEQIIEGVVRPAIPAAMIDRNTKFHINPTGRFVVGGPQGDCGLTGRKIIVDTYGGVGSHGGGAFSGKDPTKVDRSASYMARYIAKNIVASGAASRCEVQLAYAIGVADPVSILIDTKGSGKVGEDRLEAAVREIFPLTPKGIIEALDLRRPIYKKTAAYGHFGRPLPEFHWERTDRAAAIASAIGGTVPKAVSA